CAGGCAGAAAGACAATGCAGACAGCAGATGCAGATGGTGTTGCAAGGACGGACACAAAATACAAAACAATATGGACACAGGGCGGCCATCCAGGGCATTGTAATCCACTGGATCGGCAAGAAAGTTGACGGTTATCATGGGATCGGGCAAATATGACAGCTGCTGTCTGGGGTGAGGTATGGCCATCCCGTTTCCCACCCCGGTTGAAAAGGCATTTTCCCTTTCAACCAGACGGTCCAGAAGATCCGGTTTAAAATCATCCGGTACCTGGAAAATTTTTTTGACACATGATTCAAGAACCGAGACAACATTATTTCCCGGAATATCAAAATAGATACCGCCGTTTTGTAAGGCTTGTGACAAAGGGACATCATCCTGGTTCTGTTTTTCTGCCGATTTTTTATCGGTGAGGTTCAAACGGATATTATGCAGGGCCGCCCATTTTTCAAGGTCTTTTTTTTCAAACCGCAAATCAGCCCCTTTGGGCAACACGGGCAGTTTTCCCTGTCTGACCCAGCGTTTAATCGTATCCGGATTTACCCCCAGATATGTTGACAGATCAAAAACGGACAATGTCATATTTTTTTTCATGGATTACTGCACCCATTCATTCTAAGCTATTTAATTTATGCATTTTTTTAGGTGTTATAAAACAAACGGATATGAATGACAACCAAAAATACTTTTCAGGGAATTATCAAATGATTGTATGCAGAGCAAGATGATAAAAAAATGCCTGCCGGCACCCGGGCGCCGGCAGGCATCAGATGATGAAAGGACAAAAAGAAAGAACGCTACGCAACCGTGGCGATCACATCTCCTTCTTCCACTTCATCCCCCACTTTTTTCAATATTTTTTCAATCGTACCGTCGCAGGGGGCATATATAATGTTTTCCATTTTCATGGCTTCGATGGCCAGAATTTCCATGTCTTCTTCAACGGATGAGCCGACTTCAATGTCCATTCTGACGATTTTTCCCGGTAATGGGGCTGTTATTTCACTTGCCATTTTTTTCTCCTTTTATGTGTTTGTTTGGTTTT
Above is a window of Desulfotignum balticum DSM 7044 DNA encoding:
- a CDS encoding PTS sugar transporter subunit IIA, with the protein product MKKNMTLSVFDLSTYLGVNPDTIKRWVRQGKLPVLPKGADLRFEKKDLEKWAALHNIRLNLTDKKSAEKQNQDDVPLSQALQNGGIYFDIPGNNVVSVLESCVKKIFQVPDDFKPDLLDRLVERENAFSTGVGNGMAIPHPRQQLSYLPDPMITVNFLADPVDYNALDGRPVSILFCILCPSLQHHLHLLSALSFCLKDADFVAFIKSRPQLDELVEQTMVLQKANPL
- a CDS encoding acetyl-CoA carboxylase biotin carboxyl carrier protein subunit; the protein is MASEITAPLPGKIVRMDIEVGSSVEEDMEILAIEAMKMENIIYAPCDGTIEKILKKVGDEVEEGDVIATVA